A stretch of the Arachis stenosperma cultivar V10309 chromosome 6, arast.V10309.gnm1.PFL2, whole genome shotgun sequence genome encodes the following:
- the LOC130935718 gene encoding uncharacterized protein LOC130935718, with protein MLRHVILSRSSFHLRRFSQSSAAAVLHHEPPEVQPLTYLEGFPRPDSKYDETILAIPRANSGKNISAKERKVGRVPSIVFEQEDGQHGGNKRLISVRTNQIRKLVNQLGRSFFLSRLFDLEVRSEFESGDVVEKVRVLPRKIHLQAGTDAPLNVTFLRAPSNALLKVEVPLVFRGEDISPGLKKGAALNTIKRTVKFLCPADIIPPYIDVDLSELDVGQKLVMGDLIVHPALKLIQSKDEPVCKIMGQRVSELQKKK; from the exons ATGCTCCGCCACGTCATACTCTCCAGATCCTCCTTCCACCTCCGGCGCTTCTCCCAGTCATCCGCCGCCGCGGTACTCCACCATGAGCCACCGGAGGTGCAGCCGCTGACATACCTAGAAGGCTTTCCGAGACCGGACTCGAAATACGACGAGACGATACTCGCAATTCCTCGCGCGAATTCGGGGAAGAACATATCGGCGAAGGAACGGAAGGTTGGGCGCGTGCCTAGCATTGTGTTCGAGCAGGAGGACGGTCAGCATGGCGGCAACAAGCGCCTCATTTCCGTACGGACTAACCAGATCAGGAAGCTCGTCAACCAGCTTGGCCGCTCATTCTTTCTCTCCCGCCTCTTCGACCTCGAAGTCCGGTCGGAGTTCGAAAGCGGGGACGTTGTTGAGAAGGTTCGGGTTTTGCCCCGCAAG ATTCATTTGCAGGCAGGCACAGATGCACCATTAAATGTCACTTTTCTAAGGGCTCCATCAAATGCTCTGTTGAAAGTTGAGGTCCCTCTTGTATTTCGAGGAGAAGATATATCCCCTGGACTGAAGAAAG GTGCTGCTTTGAATACCATCAAAAGGACTGTTAAGTTCCTATGTCCTGCTGACATTATCCCCCCATATATTGATGTGGATTTAAGCGAGTTGGATGTTGGCCAGAAGTTGGTTATGGGAGATCTTATTGTTCACCCTGCGCTAAAACTTATTCAGTCAAAAGATGAACCTGTTTGTAAAATTATGGGCCAAAGGGTTTCTGAActacaaaagaaaaagtaa